One part of the Salinivirga cyanobacteriivorans genome encodes these proteins:
- the lepB gene encoding signal peptidase I, with protein sequence MLKVKLRTSIAMVLIITIVLFAGSAIISGVGGLLLIPIVLLFFKIQNNSVFAKVLSIVVFIIIFVFIAIWVRLFIGSVYTVPTNSMLPTIYPNDMVWVNKYVKKRSFLKIERNDLIAFKNPHSKKILIKRCVGLGGDTIAMENGNLFINNHLIPQGSKVNYHYVVILNRNPDLENCLFKNKSEVKFRLNDTVFYASVNEAQLAKIESLPCVNKVIYRDQFVENKGKNGFKLQLKKTNYPFLYQHDSLAVGNHFKQIIISQKMDSDNNQKEKTYFVMGDNRDYSCDSRHWGLVKESEIIGEVDYIIYSSRPNDQSNSFFNDNR encoded by the coding sequence ATGTTAAAAGTTAAACTAAGGACATCTATTGCAATGGTTTTAATTATAACCATTGTTTTATTTGCTGGGTCAGCAATAATTTCAGGGGTGGGGGGTCTACTCCTAATACCCATAGTCCTTTTGTTTTTTAAGATTCAAAACAATAGTGTTTTCGCTAAGGTGTTATCGATTGTGGTTTTCATTATAATTTTTGTTTTCATTGCAATTTGGGTAAGGCTTTTTATTGGATCTGTCTATACCGTACCCACCAACTCAATGCTTCCTACGATTTATCCAAATGATATGGTTTGGGTCAATAAGTATGTAAAAAAAAGATCTTTTCTAAAAATTGAAAGAAATGATTTGATTGCATTTAAAAATCCGCATAGTAAAAAAATACTTATAAAGCGATGTGTAGGCCTGGGCGGGGATACTATTGCTATGGAAAATGGCAACTTGTTTATTAATAACCATCTTATCCCGCAAGGTAGCAAAGTCAATTATCATTATGTTGTTATATTGAATCGAAATCCAGACCTTGAGAATTGTTTATTTAAAAATAAAAGTGAAGTGAAATTTCGATTAAATGATACTGTTTTCTATGCTTCAGTGAACGAGGCACAATTGGCTAAAATTGAGTCGTTACCCTGTGTTAATAAGGTGATTTATCGTGATCAGTTTGTTGAAAATAAAGGAAAAAATGGTTTTAAACTACAATTGAAAAAAACTAATTATCCATTTTTATACCAACATGATTCCCTTGCTGTAGGTAACCATTTTAAGCAGATTATAATATCTCAAAAAATGGATAGTGATAATAATCAAAAAGAGAAAACATATTTTGTTATGGGTGATAATAGGGATTATTCATGTGATAGCAGACATTGGGGGCTTGTAAAAGAAAGCGAAATTATTGGAGAAGTTGATTATATTATTTATTCTTCCAGGCCAAATGATCAAAGTAATTCTTTCTTTAACGACAACAGGTAA
- a CDS encoding efflux RND transporter permease subunit yields MIRFLVNRPIAVSMVYVAFVLLGVIAIQKIPIALMPDIDVPVITVKVTNPQLDARQTENSVIKPLREKLQQVRGLKDIKSLSENGNGSIEIRLHFETNTDLAFIEVNEKIDRVLGHLSIKVDRPRVVKSSVSDIPVFYLNISAKEDSAVQFTELSNFASNVISRRLEQLEGVALADVSGTVAEQIQIRPKEKQMKALNISFEDIENAILTNHINIGSIVAKEGIYEYNLTFETQINNIEQIQNIWISTPEKKVRLKDIAFINKIVRDREGIITSNNAQAVSIAVVKKAGTRISQMQEELNKLVDQIIQDYPFLKFEKIRDQTRLLNYSLNNLMNTLWLGSILAFIVMLVFIKRWQTPILIGVAIPVSLLISILFFYLFNLSINIISLSGLVLGIGLMIDNTIIVVDNITRYWQEKNPILKACEIGTNEIIRPLLSSVLTTCAIFLPMIYIGGLPGALLLDQALAVTIGLLSSYIVSITLIPVSFKLMHPKNDAKSSIGKVKHAWYHLIYEKLLIKSFRKPVIIGTIVLVLLISGIISYIQIDKKKLPNIRQKELFVEIDWDAPIDVHENKKRSVLLTKLIESHSENTTLYVGKQNYTLNPEENQKSSESKIYVELRNVKDVSLVKQKIKTFFNTNYTNAKYDFKPAESAFSLIFGDQQAPLILEILHAKRSAGLRFSEMKRIGKNLQKQFPFIRQQDILGANYIQIAFKRENLLLYQVPAKMLVRKLKMIFGNYHITNIDDQQWSLPIIISASNSNFYEAIQHSFVINANSESIPLRDLISVSQNQSFNKIIAGENGVYQSMNVMANASNYKAKQQQVSKHFETIKDYLLNWSGSIISNQQMIRQMMIVLLISILLLYFILAAQFESLVLPLIVLIEIPLDIAGALLILYLSGISVNVMSLIGIIVMVGIIVNDSILKIDAINRLNLSGYTLINSIFAGGRIRLRPILMTSLTTIFAMVPFLFMTGIGADLQKSLAVSLIAGMAVGTLVSLFIIPILFYTFKKIASNVKS; encoded by the coding sequence ATGATTCGTTTTCTTGTAAACCGCCCCATTGCGGTTTCAATGGTATATGTGGCTTTCGTTTTGTTAGGTGTAATTGCTATTCAAAAAATACCCATAGCATTAATGCCTGATATCGATGTTCCAGTTATCACTGTAAAAGTTACTAACCCTCAATTAGATGCTCGTCAAACGGAAAATTCTGTGATAAAACCCTTACGGGAAAAACTACAACAAGTTCGGGGATTAAAAGATATAAAATCACTATCAGAAAATGGAAATGGTAGTATTGAAATACGACTGCATTTTGAGACGAACACCGACCTTGCATTTATTGAAGTAAACGAAAAAATTGACCGGGTATTAGGGCATTTATCAATTAAGGTTGATAGGCCCAGGGTTGTAAAGTCATCTGTTTCAGATATTCCCGTTTTTTATTTGAATATTTCTGCAAAAGAAGATTCAGCTGTGCAATTTACTGAATTAAGTAATTTCGCTTCAAATGTTATCAGCAGGCGTTTGGAACAGCTTGAAGGTGTTGCATTGGCAGATGTGAGCGGTACGGTAGCTGAGCAAATTCAAATAAGACCTAAAGAAAAACAAATGAAGGCTTTAAACATATCGTTTGAAGATATAGAAAATGCTATTTTAACAAATCACATTAATATTGGATCTATTGTAGCTAAAGAAGGTATCTACGAGTATAACCTGACATTTGAAACCCAAATAAATAATATTGAACAAATTCAAAATATTTGGATTTCTACCCCTGAAAAAAAGGTTAGACTTAAAGATATTGCATTCATTAATAAAATAGTTAGGGACAGGGAAGGCATAATTACAAGCAATAATGCTCAAGCCGTTTCCATTGCAGTTGTAAAAAAAGCAGGTACTCGTATTTCTCAGATGCAGGAAGAACTTAATAAACTTGTAGATCAAATTATTCAGGACTATCCATTTTTGAAGTTCGAGAAAATCAGGGATCAAACACGTTTACTCAATTATTCATTAAACAATTTAATGAATACACTGTGGCTCGGTAGTATTCTTGCTTTCATTGTAATGCTGGTTTTTATTAAAAGGTGGCAAACTCCTATTTTAATTGGTGTTGCCATTCCCGTATCTTTATTAATCAGTATTTTGTTTTTTTACCTGTTCAATTTAAGTATCAATATTATTTCTCTTTCAGGGTTGGTGTTAGGCATTGGTCTAATGATAGACAATACAATTATTGTTGTTGATAATATAACCAGGTATTGGCAAGAAAAGAACCCCATACTCAAGGCATGCGAAATAGGTACAAATGAAATTATAAGGCCTCTATTGAGTTCTGTGCTAACTACTTGTGCTATTTTCTTGCCCATGATATATATTGGCGGGCTTCCGGGAGCATTATTACTCGATCAGGCTTTGGCTGTCACAATAGGCCTTTTATCATCTTACATTGTTTCCATTACATTGATACCTGTGTCCTTCAAGCTAATGCATCCAAAAAATGATGCAAAAAGTTCAATAGGTAAGGTCAAACATGCATGGTATCACTTAATTTATGAAAAATTACTTATTAAATCCTTTCGTAAACCAGTCATAATTGGAACTATCGTTCTGGTTTTATTAATTAGTGGCATAATTTCCTATATCCAGATTGATAAAAAGAAACTTCCAAACATCAGGCAAAAGGAGTTATTTGTGGAAATTGATTGGGACGCTCCAATAGATGTGCATGAAAATAAAAAAAGAAGTGTGCTGCTTACAAAATTAATCGAATCACATAGTGAAAACACCACTCTATATGTGGGAAAACAGAATTACACCCTAAACCCAGAGGAAAATCAAAAATCAAGTGAAAGCAAAATATATGTTGAATTACGGAATGTTAAGGATGTTTCATTAGTTAAACAAAAAATTAAAACCTTTTTTAATACAAATTATACAAATGCAAAATATGATTTTAAACCAGCAGAAAGTGCATTCAGTTTAATATTTGGAGACCAGCAAGCACCTCTTATTTTAGAAATATTGCATGCCAAACGATCTGCCGGACTTCGATTTTCTGAGATGAAGCGAATAGGCAAGAACCTTCAAAAGCAATTTCCTTTTATCAGGCAACAAGACATATTAGGGGCGAATTATATTCAAATAGCTTTTAAAAGAGAAAATCTCCTTCTTTATCAAGTACCCGCCAAAATGTTAGTCAGAAAACTAAAAATGATTTTTGGTAACTACCATATTACTAATATTGACGATCAACAATGGTCTTTACCAATTATTATTTCTGCTTCAAATTCGAATTTTTATGAAGCCATTCAGCATAGTTTTGTCATAAATGCCAATAGTGAATCAATCCCCTTGAGAGATTTAATTAGCGTTAGTCAAAATCAATCATTTAACAAAATTATTGCCGGAGAAAATGGAGTTTATCAATCAATGAATGTGATGGCCAACGCTTCAAATTACAAAGCTAAACAGCAGCAAGTATCAAAACATTTTGAAACAATTAAAGATTATTTACTGAATTGGAGTGGCAGTATTATTAGCAATCAGCAAATGATTCGTCAAATGATGATAGTATTGTTAATCTCGATTTTACTATTATATTTCATTCTGGCTGCCCAATTTGAATCTTTGGTGCTCCCACTCATAGTACTCATCGAAATCCCGTTAGATATTGCAGGGGCATTGTTAATTCTATACCTTTCTGGTATTTCTGTTAATGTGATGTCTTTAATTGGAATCATTGTAATGGTGGGAATTATTGTGAATGATTCTATTTTGAAAATTGATGCAATTAACCGTTTGAACTTATCAGGTTATACCCTCATAAATTCAATATTTGCAGGAGGGCGCATCAGGTTGAGGCCAATACTAATGACGAGTTTAACCACGATTTTCGCAATGGTGCCTTTTTTATTCATGACCGGAATCGGTGCAGATTTGCAAAAATCATTAGCTGTTTCTTTAATCGCAGGAATGGCAGTTGGAACATTGGTAAGTTTGTTTATTATTCCAATCCTGTTTTATACTTTTAAGAAGATTGCCTCAAATGTTAAAAGTTAA
- a CDS encoding efflux RND transporter periplasmic adaptor subunit, with translation MQHIFVTVLVLVLFFVQGCQEKEQAHKKYRPGKVEEYTVGALVLAKKTFNEEISSNGKIIPQRQVALKFEVPGIITKIMVESGDVVEQGDIISIIDARAYKTKLQRAEFDLRKAKIELKDVLISRGFSVDDSTQIPKEIMEVAKIRSGVASAKLALAEAKNAIEKTIIKAPFAGVIADLEANQYEKIDAGSPLCTLIDNKNFIVKFKIIESEIDIVNLGQGIIIETVSGDTYQGTIDHINPRVDVNGVVDVYGIVNNSDKGLLAGMNVKVKITINKGKQITIPKKAVLKRQKKHVVFTLKNDSVAIWNYVEIGNENTDEYLIKNGLKVGDTIIIDNNERLSHKKIVYATKIKSQ, from the coding sequence ATGCAACATATATTTGTCACCGTTTTAGTTTTGGTTTTATTTTTTGTTCAGGGATGTCAGGAAAAAGAACAAGCTCATAAAAAATATCGACCTGGTAAAGTTGAAGAATATACGGTCGGTGCATTGGTTTTGGCGAAAAAAACATTCAACGAGGAAATATCCAGTAATGGTAAAATTATTCCACAAAGGCAGGTCGCTTTAAAATTTGAAGTACCAGGTATTATTACGAAAATAATGGTTGAAAGCGGAGATGTTGTAGAGCAGGGAGATATTATTTCCATAATCGACGCACGTGCTTATAAAACTAAATTGCAACGTGCTGAATTTGACCTCCGCAAAGCTAAAATAGAACTCAAAGACGTGTTAATCAGCCGGGGTTTTTCTGTTGACGATTCTACCCAGATACCTAAGGAGATAATGGAGGTCGCTAAAATACGATCTGGTGTTGCCAGTGCAAAACTAGCCCTGGCAGAAGCAAAAAATGCCATTGAAAAAACCATTATTAAAGCTCCTTTTGCTGGTGTAATAGCTGACCTTGAGGCAAATCAATATGAAAAAATAGATGCAGGTAGTCCGCTATGCACGCTTATTGATAATAAAAACTTTATTGTGAAATTTAAAATCATTGAAAGCGAAATTGATATTGTAAATCTTGGGCAGGGTATTATTATTGAAACAGTTTCCGGAGATACCTATCAGGGCACAATAGATCATATAAACCCCAGGGTTGATGTCAATGGAGTTGTTGATGTGTATGGGATTGTAAACAACTCTGACAAGGGTTTATTAGCTGGTATGAATGTAAAAGTTAAAATCACAATTAATAAAGGAAAACAAATTACAATTCCTAAAAAAGCTGTACTCAAAAGACAAAAAAAGCATGTAGTCTTTACGCTTAAGAATGATTCAGTTGCCATTTGGAATTATGTGGAAATTGGCAATGAAAATACAGATGAGTATCTTATAAAAAATGGGTTAAAGGTTGGTGATACAATTATCATAGATAATAATGAGCGGTTAAGTCATAAGAAAATTGTTTACGCTACAAAGATTAAATCCCAATGA
- a CDS encoding DUF1573 domain-containing protein has protein sequence MRFFLFILIITIISACQHFNKDKQKLTKVEKKKIFSQVYFKNKYQDFGVLPQDTTVSAEFYFKNTGKNKLIVDYVNPDCTCTGYEVSKDTIAVGDSAFIRLDFNTKHKYGKQKIYTIVSMNTQEELYKLMFTADVQ, from the coding sequence ATGAGATTTTTTTTATTTATATTAATAATAACCATTATTAGTGCTTGTCAGCATTTCAATAAGGATAAGCAAAAACTTACCAAAGTTGAAAAGAAAAAGATCTTTTCGCAGGTATATTTTAAAAACAAATATCAGGATTTTGGAGTATTACCGCAAGACACTACTGTCTCGGCAGAATTCTATTTTAAAAATACCGGAAAGAATAAGCTGATTGTTGATTATGTCAATCCGGATTGTACTTGCACCGGATATGAAGTAAGTAAAGATACTATAGCAGTTGGTGATAGTGCTTTTATTCGGTTAGATTTTAATACGAAACATAAATATGGAAAGCAAAAAATATATACAATTGTTTCAATGAACACACAAGAAGAGTTGTATAAGCTTATGTTTACAGCAGATGTTCAATAG
- a CDS encoding carboxypeptidase-like regulatory domain-containing protein — protein sequence MQTHKYSILLIILCFFLNPTYSQDKESIEGIIISKEKKTSIPYCSVVLKGTSLGAITQEDGSFDLEVPKELLTGNDTLVVSHIAYGKKLFPIDKETSLRLELKARVLVLDEVTVKPVNLKKFMKEVIENYHNKRVTYSYLAKGFVRESALKNKKHLACFEAKGYLISSGYDVTVPVDNFDFLPTNFRKLKPDPEWLEYGYKQEKNAMDYEPLTNYSGLFSNYRHIERSRYLSDKAYRKYSFSFDTIINRNGIDCWVIKFEPKRKIGKYNDSGAFYIDPSTKRILLIKAKTKFFSMPFHNWVEQSTFYIQFLHVKDKTYVAALSANYESNDLKHYVSFHMTQQKMHEVTISENIWSALSGYEMNPVVYYDPDEWSEIPFEGYKYRGMLENDLLNNESMEKHFASFHNTYYRRRKGLDKDKVQILLNVFQKVENLFF from the coding sequence ATGCAAACACATAAATATTCAATACTCTTAATCATACTTTGTTTTTTTTTGAACCCAACTTATAGTCAGGATAAAGAGTCAATTGAAGGTATTATAATATCAAAGGAAAAAAAAACGTCAATCCCTTATTGTAGTGTTGTGTTAAAAGGAACTTCGCTAGGTGCCATTACTCAGGAAGATGGTTCTTTTGATCTGGAAGTACCAAAAGAATTATTAACAGGGAACGATACACTGGTTGTATCTCATATTGCATATGGAAAAAAGTTGTTCCCTATTGATAAAGAAACGTCATTACGATTAGAATTAAAGGCCCGCGTATTAGTCCTTGATGAAGTAACTGTAAAGCCAGTTAACCTTAAAAAGTTTATGAAAGAAGTAATAGAAAATTATCATAATAAACGAGTTACTTATTCATACTTAGCTAAAGGATTTGTAAGAGAGTCTGCACTCAAAAACAAAAAACATCTGGCGTGTTTTGAGGCAAAAGGATATTTGATTTCTTCAGGTTATGACGTAACTGTTCCGGTTGACAACTTTGATTTTTTACCCACAAATTTTCGCAAATTAAAACCAGATCCAGAATGGCTTGAATATGGCTATAAACAGGAAAAAAATGCAATGGACTACGAGCCTTTAACAAATTATTCTGGATTATTTTCTAATTACCGGCATATAGAACGTTCTCGATATTTGTCTGATAAAGCTTATCGTAAATATAGTTTTAGTTTTGATACAATAATCAATAGAAACGGTATTGATTGTTGGGTGATTAAATTTGAACCAAAAAGAAAAATTGGGAAATATAATGATTCAGGCGCTTTTTATATCGATCCGTCTACTAAGCGGATACTTTTAATCAAAGCAAAAACAAAATTTTTCAGCATGCCATTTCACAATTGGGTAGAACAATCCACCTTTTATATCCAGTTTTTGCATGTGAAAGATAAGACCTATGTTGCAGCCTTAAGTGCAAATTATGAGTCAAATGACTTAAAACATTATGTTTCGTTTCATATGACGCAGCAAAAAATGCATGAAGTCACTATCTCGGAAAATATTTGGTCTGCTTTATCTGGTTATGAGATGAATCCTGTGGTTTATTATGATCCCGATGAATGGAGTGAAATACCTTTTGAAGGTTACAAATACCGGGGTATGCTTGAAAATGATTTGTTAAATAATGAATCAATGGAAAAACATTTCGCTAGTTTTCATAATACTTACTATCGAAGAAGAAAAGGATTGGATAAAGATAAGGTGCAAATTCTATTAAATGTATTTCAAAAGGTTGAAAATCTGTTTTTTTAA
- a CDS encoding DUF1573 domain-containing protein — MKIRIITFILIFLVISCKRKSNTIVFAPQRILTYNFYKKSNSIDAQFKIFNVGENDLKIDSIITDCSCIVTEITKRQVKPNDSTQILVRYENTHPGVFQQNVFVFCNIDYSPLLLTLQGEVERKK; from the coding sequence ATGAAGATAAGGATAATAACATTTATACTAATTTTTCTGGTAATTAGCTGTAAGCGAAAAAGTAATACAATAGTATTTGCCCCACAGCGGATTTTGACTTATAATTTTTATAAGAAATCAAACTCAATAGACGCGCAATTTAAAATATTTAATGTTGGTGAAAATGACTTAAAAATTGATTCGATTATTACAGATTGTAGTTGTATTGTAACGGAAATAACTAAAAGACAAGTAAAACCAAATGACAGTACACAAATACTAGTAAGATATGAGAACACGCACCCTGGTGTATTTCAGCAGAATGTATTTGTTTTTTGTAATATTGATTATAGCCCATTGCTACTTACTCTTCAAGGGGAAGTAGAAAGGAAAAAATGA
- a CDS encoding 6-bladed beta-propeller, translating into MERIIGIFLLVLFLTSCKKETSKHPSVFIDFQTKESKFFTLNELTSYLKLIPLETNDSALIKRLKKIQTFKNKIYILDSGFDNVYVFNESGNFERKIGKRGHGPGEYVDIGDFELDTVRKRIVLLSVELGELLEYSLPGEFIRKIKLPIKPTQFRIVDGKYYAFYNSFYDVSRRNLYFTDLDGNILDSFFRFPSNSKSMDLTEVTGNMSDYDGKILYTEPSDAQIYEVELSNPPREKYEIDMRSKVWDEDQKYDFNAFFKSLNRGEIAYLGSTFYETDELLFFTYILPLTEDVKSLRKRKAIFNKRFKVLYLEKIFRNDPLFRLMSAPLNVDASGLFTSKLEIWRLKDKQNGSLVNQSEELKKLAEKMNSNSNPVLVQYRFKLKNEDKDNNIYTNFSGN; encoded by the coding sequence ATGGAGAGAATCATTGGCATTTTTTTACTAGTATTATTTCTGACAAGTTGTAAGAAGGAGACAAGTAAACACCCCTCAGTTTTTATTGATTTTCAAACCAAAGAGTCAAAATTTTTTACTTTAAATGAACTAACCTCTTACCTCAAATTAATACCACTCGAGACTAATGATAGTGCTTTGATAAAACGTCTAAAAAAAATTCAAACCTTTAAAAATAAGATTTATATACTTGATAGTGGTTTTGATAATGTATATGTATTCAATGAATCAGGAAATTTTGAAAGGAAAATAGGAAAAAGGGGGCATGGGCCAGGAGAATATGTAGATATTGGAGATTTTGAATTGGATACTGTTCGAAAGAGAATTGTGCTTTTATCTGTTGAATTGGGTGAGCTTCTTGAGTATTCCTTACCTGGTGAATTTATTCGTAAAATTAAATTACCAATTAAACCCACACAATTTCGAATTGTTGATGGAAAATACTATGCATTTTATAACTCATTTTATGATGTAAGCAGAAGGAATCTATATTTTACCGATTTAGATGGGAATATTTTAGATAGTTTTTTTCGATTTCCTTCAAATAGCAAATCCATGGATTTAACCGAGGTTACGGGAAATATGAGTGATTATGATGGAAAAATATTATATACAGAACCCTCTGACGCTCAAATATACGAAGTGGAGCTGAGTAATCCACCAAGGGAGAAATATGAAATTGACATGAGATCCAAAGTGTGGGATGAAGACCAAAAATATGATTTCAATGCTTTTTTCAAAAGTTTAAACCGTGGAGAAATAGCTTATCTGGGATCCACTTTCTATGAAACTGATGAATTATTATTTTTCACTTATATTTTACCTCTGACTGAGGATGTAAAATCATTAAGAAAACGCAAGGCGATTTTTAACAAGAGATTTAAAGTACTATACTTAGAAAAGATTTTTAGAAACGATCCATTATTTAGGTTGATGAGTGCACCTTTAAATGTTGATGCCTCAGGGTTATTTACCAGTAAGTTGGAAATATGGCGTTTAAAGGATAAGCAAAATGGGTCTTTGGTAAATCAGTCGGAAGAATTAAAGAAACTGGCAGAAAAAATGAATTCAAATTCAAATCCTGTATTAGTTCAATACCGATTTAAGCTAAAAAATGAAGATAAGGATAATAACATTTATACTAATTTTTCTGGTAATTAG